Proteins encoded within one genomic window of Oceanidesulfovibrio indonesiensis:
- a CDS encoding HisA/HisF-related TIM barrel protein, which produces VQEVQKRGAGEIVLNMMNQDGVRNGYDLEQLKKVRAICHVPLIASGGAGTMEHFLEAFRDANVDGALAASVFHKQIINIGELKPFLAGQGVEIRVC; this is translated from the coding sequence GGGTGCAGGAAGTGCAGAAGCGTGGCGCGGGCGAGATTGTCCTCAACATGATGAACCAGGACGGCGTGCGTAACGGGTATGACCTCGAGCAGCTGAAAAAGGTCCGCGCGATCTGCCACGTTCCGCTGATTGCCTCCGGCGGCGCGGGCACCATGGAACACTTCCTGGAAGCCTTCCGCGACGCGAACGTGGACGGCGCGCTGGCCGCGTCCGTGTTCCACAAGCAGATTATTAATATTGGTGAATTAAAACCGTTCCTG